Proteins encoded together in one bacterium window:
- the lepA gene encoding elongation factor 4: protein MDIRSLPSFNLENFKTKHIRNFSIIAHIDHGKSTLADRLLEITGTISDRVKHEQVLDKLQVEKERGITVKAQTASLFYEYQGEVYLLNLIDTPGHVDFSYEVSRSLAACQGALLLVDAVQGVQAQTMANFYLAFDADLSIIPVINKIDMQAADPERVSKEMAKVFDLQWKDTVLISAKTGLNVDHLFPAIINNIKSPAGDENKHFKALLFDSWYDEYRGVVCLIEVLDGMIRKGDNIVAAHTGQAYEVLDIGLMYPNPLSMPALYTGQVGYLISGMKTVKEARIGDTFFHKKYPVTPLPGFKPAKSMVFAGIYPVETSEFEVVRDAIEKLTLNDPSVHVEKESSAALGIGFRCGFLGLLHMDVFKQRLEQEHNVSIIATSPTVSYRVVLTDGEEAVIDNPSKFPEQVKIEEILEPMIKATIITPKDYLGGVLKLCQERRGEQKSMTYLDENRLVLVYSMPLNEIVTDFYDKLKSLSAGYASFDYEEAGYQPADLVKMNILLNGKPVDALSVIVHNDKAFYVGRQLTAKLKTVIPRQMFDVAIQAAIGAKIIARESVSALRKNVTAKCYGGDITRKRKLLEKQKEGKKKMKQVGNVELPQEAFLTILESETSK from the coding sequence ATGGATATCCGTTCGCTTCCTTCTTTTAATCTTGAAAATTTTAAGACTAAACATATTCGCAATTTTTCTATTATTGCGCATATTGACCATGGCAAATCAACGCTTGCTGATCGCTTGCTCGAAATTACCGGGACTATTTCTGATCGTGTAAAACACGAACAAGTGCTTGACAAACTGCAAGTTGAAAAAGAGCGTGGGATTACCGTTAAAGCACAAACCGCATCGCTTTTTTATGAATATCAGGGCGAAGTGTATTTGCTGAATTTGATTGATACGCCCGGTCACGTAGATTTTAGTTACGAAGTTTCACGTTCGTTGGCAGCATGCCAAGGTGCGTTATTGCTCGTTGATGCGGTGCAAGGCGTGCAAGCGCAAACGATGGCCAACTTTTATTTGGCGTTTGATGCCGACCTTTCTATCATTCCGGTCATTAATAAAATTGATATGCAAGCGGCAGATCCAGAGCGTGTGAGCAAGGAAATGGCGAAAGTTTTTGACTTGCAATGGAAAGATACCGTGTTGATTTCAGCTAAAACGGGTCTCAACGTTGATCATCTTTTTCCAGCAATTATCAACAACATTAAGTCGCCAGCTGGTGATGAAAACAAGCATTTCAAAGCGTTGCTGTTTGACTCGTGGTATGACGAATATCGTGGCGTTGTTTGTTTGATTGAAGTACTTGATGGTATGATCCGCAAGGGCGACAACATTGTGGCAGCACATACTGGCCAAGCATACGAAGTGCTTGATATCGGTCTGATGTATCCAAATCCGTTGTCTATGCCAGCGTTGTATACCGGCCAAGTGGGCTATTTAATTAGCGGTATGAAAACGGTGAAAGAAGCGCGGATTGGTGATACGTTCTTTCATAAAAAATATCCTGTCACGCCATTGCCAGGTTTTAAGCCGGCAAAATCAATGGTGTTTGCGGGTATTTATCCGGTTGAAACATCAGAATTTGAAGTGGTGCGCGACGCTATTGAAAAATTAACCTTGAATGATCCGAGCGTGCATGTTGAAAAAGAAAGTTCTGCGGCACTTGGAATTGGGTTTCGTTGCGGCTTTTTGGGCTTGTTGCACATGGACGTTTTTAAACAACGCCTTGAACAAGAACATAATGTTTCAATTATTGCAACGTCGCCAACCGTTTCGTATCGCGTGGTGTTGACTGACGGGGAAGAAGCGGTTATTGATAATCCGTCAAAATTTCCTGAACAAGTTAAAATTGAAGAAATTTTAGAACCAATGATTAAGGCAACTATTATCACGCCAAAAGATTATTTGGGCGGTGTTTTAAAGCTATGCCAAGAGCGTCGTGGTGAGCAAAAGTCGATGACTTATTTGGACGAAAACCGTCTGGTGCTAGTTTACAGTATGCCGCTTAACGAAATCGTTACCGATTTTTATGATAAATTAAAATCGCTCAGTGCGGGCTATGCAAGCTTTGATTATGAAGAAGCGGGCTACCAGCCAGCCGATTTGGTCAAAATGAATATTTTGCTGAACGGTAAGCCGGTTGATGCGCTTTCAGTAATTGTGCACAACGATAAAGCGTTTTATGTTGGGCGTCAATTGACGGCCAAGTTAAAGACCGTTATCCCGCGCCAAATGTTTGATGTGGCAATTCAGGCGGCAATCGGTGCTAAAATTATTGCACGCGAATCTGTTTCTGCGTTGCGTAAAAACGTTACCGCTAAATGTTATGGCGGCGATATAACGCGTAAACGTAAGTTGCTTGAAAAGCAAAAAGAAGGTAAAAAGAAGATGAAGCAAGTTGGTAACGTTGAGTTGCCACAAGAAGCGTTCTTGACCATTCTTGAAAGTGAAACCAGTAAATAA